Sequence from the Lysobacter capsici genome:
GAATGGAAGCGTCCGTTGCTCGGCGCGTTGTGCACCAGCCGTTCGCCGAGTTCGTTAGTGTAGCCGCTCTTGCGCTTGAACTCGGTCGCGGCCGACTTGAAGCTGTCCTTGTAGATAAGATCGCTGCCGGTGTTGTACGGCGGATCGATGTAGATCATGTCGATCTTGCCCAGGTAACCCTCGCGCATCAGCTTCAACGCGTCGAGATTGTCGCCTTCGACGAACAGGTTTGCGGTGCTCGCGAACTCCACGCTTTCGCTTTCGTACGGACGCAGCGCCGCGTCGACCGAGGCGTTGGACAGTGCCAGGGCTTCGCGCTTTCCCGGCCAGTCGAGTTGGTAACGCTCCTGCGGCCCGTCCACGGCGCGATCGCCGAGCAGTTGCCGCAGCTTGTCGAAATCCACGCTGCGACGCAGGCTTCCGTCTTCGCCCCGGGTTTCGGTCATCAGTTCCGGGAAGCCTTCGGCGAGGCGTTCGACCAGATCGCGCGATGCGTCGTCGCGGGGCGTGCTCAACGTTTCGATCGCCATGATTCACCAGCCGCGCGCCGCGGAATTTCAGTTTTCGCCGAGTCGGTAGCCCGCTGCGACCAGGGCCCAGAAGAATGCTTGATTGTTGACACGGTATTTCAGGTGACCTCGATACGGCCTGTGGCCCTGTTCGACATCTATCTTCAGCGCCGCGAACTCATCGAGGAGGTCGTGCTCGCTGTTGAAATAGATGCGGTATTCGCCGCCCCACTTATTCGGTTGATGCTGGTAGTTCGGCCCGGATTCCGGCGTCTGTCCGGTCCTTTCCCCGTACTCGTTCTCGAAGGCCGCGGCGACGTCCGGGTTGATCTCGACTTCCAGCAGCACATCGCTGGCGTTGTTCTTGAAAAAATCCACTTCCATTATTGCATTCCTTGCAGTGATGGTTCGGTTGTATGGCCTGGTTCGGATCGCCGATGCGGGCGGAATTGCCGGCGTAATCCGGGCCTGGAATCCCGCGTCGATCGCACCGGAGCGCCCGGCATCGGCCCAATCTCGACCGACGGCTCGTCGGGCGCGGCTATCGGCAGTATGTGGCCGTCCCCATCATTTGCCGATACAGAAGCTCGAAAAAATATGCCCGAGCAGATCGTCGGCGCGCACGCGGCCGGTGATCTCGCCCAAGGCGTCGTGGGCCTGGCGCAAGGCCTCGGCCGCGAGATCCAGCATCTCGTGATCGAGCTGCGCGCGCGCATCGTCGAGTTCCTCGCGCGCGCGCAACAGTGCATCGACATGACGCGCGCGCGCGGTGAACGCGCCTTCGCTGGCGTCGGCCGCGTCGCCCTGCGCCAATGCGCGCAAACGCGCGTGCAGGCGATCGAGCCCGGCGCCGCTGCGCGCGGAAACGAACACCCGGTCTTCGCCGCCGATGTCGGCCGGCGTGGGCGAGCCGTAATCGGATTCGATCAGGTCGATCTTGTTGTAGACGTACAGGCAGGCCGGCACGCCGGCGATCGCGTCGGCGACGCAGGCCAGGCCGCTGTCGGGATCGCGCGCGTCCAGCACCACGATGGCGAGATCGGCGCGGACCAGTTCGCCGCGCGCGCGCCGCATGCCTTCGCGTTCGATCGCGTCGCCGCCATCGCGCAGGCCGGCGGTGTCGACCAAGGTGAGTTCGACGCCGTCGAGTTTGACCGTCTCGTGCAGCAGGTCGCGGGTGGTGCCGGCGATGTCGGTGACGATGGCGCGGTCGCTGCCGGCGAGCGCGTTCAACAACGAACTCTTGCCGGCGTTGGGCGGGCCGACGATCACTGCATGCAAACCATCGCGCAGGCGGCGGCCGCGTTCGGCGGCGGCGAGCAGATCGTCGAGCGCGCTCGAGGCGGCGGCGAAGCGCGCGCGCAAGGCCGCGCCGCCGAGCGTGTCGAGCGATTCGTCGGCGAAATCGATCGCCGCTTCGACGTGGACGCGGATCGCCAGCACATCGTCGGCGAGCGCTTCGACCCGGCGCGAGAATTCGCCGTCGAGCGCGCGACGCGCGGCGCGCGCGGCGCGCGCATCGCCGGCCGCGATCAGGTCGGCGACCGCTTCGGCCTGGGCGAGATCCAGGCGGCCTTCGAGAAAAGCGCGTTCGCTGAATTCGCCGGGCCGCGCGCGGCGCGCGCCCAAGGCGCACACGCGCGCGAGCAATTCCTCCAGCAGCGCCGGGCCGCCGTGCGCCTGCAGTTCGACCACGTCCTCGCCGGTGTAGCTGGCCGGCGCGGCGAAGTACAGGGCGATGCCGTCGTCGAGGGTCTCGCCCTGGGCGTCGCGGAAATGCACGTAGTGGGCGTGGCGCGGCTGCAGTTCGCGCGCGGCGATGGCCTGGGCGATCTCGAGCGAGCGCGAGCCCGACACGCGGACGATGCCGACGCCGCCGGCGCCCGGAGCGGTGGCGATCGCGGCGATGGTGTCGCGGGCGGGAGCGGTGGTCATGGCGGCGATGATAAATGCCGGGGACGGGGGCGTGCGTGTTTGTCGGGGGTCGCCATCAAACCCCGGCCCGGCGTGCTGTTTGCTCGTCATCCCCGCGAAGGCGGGGATCCAGAGACTTCAGAGCCCTGCCTGGATGAAGCCCTGGATTCCCGCCTTCGCGGGGATGACGGGCACACACAGTGGCCAGATCCCGAAGCTCGAATCGACATCGACATCGACGCCGACTCCGAAGAATCCAACCATCCCTGTCGCCACAAACACGAAGCCCGCCAGACGGCGGGCTTCGTATCAAACCAAATCGACAACGACCTCAGTCCTTGTCTTTATCCTTGCCCGGCGTGGCCGAGGCCTCGGCGTAACGCTTGGTCGTCAGCCACTGCTGCAACAGACCCAGACCGCCGTTGGCCACCTGATACAGCACCAGACCGGCCGGCAGGAACGCCAGGATCACGCCGAAGATCAGCGGCATGAACTGCATCATCTTGGCCTGCGCCGGGTCCATGCCGGTCATCGGCGTGAGCTTCTGCGTGGTCCACATGATCGCGATGTTCATCAGCGGCAGCACGAAGAACGGGTCGCGCGCGGTCAGGTCGTGGATCCACAGCATCCACGGCGCATGCCGCAGCTCGACCGATTCGGCGAGCATCCAGTACAAGGTCATGAAGATGATCATCTGCGGCAGCAGCGGCAGACAGCCGCCGACCGGGTTGATCTTCTCCTTCTTGTACAGCTCCATCAGCGCCATCTGGAACTTCTGCTTGTCCTCGCCGTAGCGCTCCTTGAGCTGGGCCACGCGCGGCTGGAACTTGCGCATCTTCGCCGCCGACTTGTACTGCGCGGCCGACAGCGGATACAGCGCCAGCTTCAGCAGCACCACCAGGCCGATGATCGCCCAGCCCCAGTTGCCGAACAGGTTGTGCAGTTTTTCCAGCAGCCAGAACAGGCCGTTGGCCAGGGTCGCGAAGATGCTGTAGCTGCTGAAGTCGACCGCGCGGTCCAGGCCCTGCACGTTCTGCGCTTCGATCGCCTTGACCAGCTTCGGGCCGATCCACAGGCGCGCCTCGGTCTCGGCCTTGCCGCCGGGGGCGACGGTGACGCCCGGGCCGAGGTCGCGGATCAGGTACTGCGGCAGACCGCCGGCGTTGAGCTGCTCGAGCGAGAACTGGCCCTGGTCCTTCGTGCCCGGAATCCAGGCGGCGAAGAAGTGGTGCTGCAGCATCGCGATCCAGCCGCCGGTGACCTGCTTGTCGAGCTTGCCGTCGTCCTGGAACTTATCGAACTTGCGCTTCTCGTACTTGTCGGTCGGGCTGTACCACGCCGCGCCCTGGAAGCTGTACTGCTCCGGGCTGAAGGGGCCCTTGTGGACCAGTTCGCGCGGCACCCGGCTGAGCTGGCGGTAGACGAAACCCGACCACGGCGCGGCGC
This genomic interval carries:
- the mnmE gene encoding tRNA uridine-5-carboxymethylaminomethyl(34) synthesis GTPase MnmE, coding for MTTAPARDTIAAIATAPGAGGVGIVRVSGSRSLEIAQAIAARELQPRHAHYVHFRDAQGETLDDGIALYFAAPASYTGEDVVELQAHGGPALLEELLARVCALGARRARPGEFSERAFLEGRLDLAQAEAVADLIAAGDARAARAARRALDGEFSRRVEALADDVLAIRVHVEAAIDFADESLDTLGGAALRARFAAASSALDDLLAAAERGRRLRDGLHAVIVGPPNAGKSSLLNALAGSDRAIVTDIAGTTRDLLHETVKLDGVELTLVDTAGLRDGGDAIEREGMRRARGELVRADLAIVVLDARDPDSGLACVADAIAGVPACLYVYNKIDLIESDYGSPTPADIGGEDRVFVSARSGAGLDRLHARLRALAQGDAADASEGAFTARARHVDALLRAREELDDARAQLDHEMLDLAAEALRQAHDALGEITGRVRADDLLGHIFSSFCIGK
- the yidC gene encoding membrane protein insertase YidC, giving the protein MNQTRAFLILAWLMVATLLWMEWGKEKSAPPPTAAPPIVAPASTVPSAANGAVAAVPGVPSAAPAVPGSPAAGAPAAAADASDGIVTVTTDVLKVNLRGGELSEADLLKYPITSEPNSPPMRLLASDSTLFFVAQSGWVSQGNAAPTHESGFRFAGPQRNVVLADGARDLSVPFVWTGPNGVTITRTYSFRRGDYAVKVRDEVVNASAAPWSGFVYRQLSRVPRELVHKGPFSPEQYSFQGAAWYSPTDKYEKRKFDKFQDDGKLDKQVTGGWIAMLQHHFFAAWIPGTKDQGQFSLEQLNAGGLPQYLIRDLGPGVTVAPGGKAETEARLWIGPKLVKAIEAQNVQGLDRAVDFSSYSIFATLANGLFWLLEKLHNLFGNWGWAIIGLVVLLKLALYPLSAAQYKSAAKMRKFQPRVAQLKERYGEDKQKFQMALMELYKKEKINPVGGCLPLLPQMIIFMTLYWMLAESVELRHAPWMLWIHDLTARDPFFVLPLMNIAIMWTTQKLTPMTGMDPAQAKMMQFMPLIFGVILAFLPAGLVLYQVANGGLGLLQQWLTTKRYAEASATPGKDKDKD